One window of Colius striatus isolate bColStr4 chromosome 16, bColStr4.1.hap1, whole genome shotgun sequence genomic DNA carries:
- the MTG2 gene encoding mitochondrial ribosome-associated GTPase 2: MLPRCWAGLAGRVVPVVPSAMLPWCWAVLGGRSPWRPALSLLSPVPLPGRGRQPSFSTTCVRCSNRRLRQKRIISERKLTRYFVDHRKVRVVGGHGGGGGHSFYSEPRKIFGGPDGGNGGDGGHVILKADRQMKSLSAVLPFYQGFHGERGGSKNCYGANGAYMYVKVPVGTLVMEEGKVVADLTQHGQEYVAAYGGAGGKGNRFFLSNENRAPTLFTPGEPGQERVLHLELKTTAHAGLVGFPNAGKSSLLRAISRARPAVAAYPFTTLNPHVGIVQYQDYEQVSVADIPGLIKGAHQNRGLGMAFLRHIERCCFLLYVVDLSVSQPWTQLQDLKYELEQYKKGLSERPSVVIGNKIDLPQSRINLPLLTEQVDEQVIALSALTGDNLEELFLHLREMYDSHVKKEQSRGQRPVKW, translated from the exons atgtTGCCGCGGTGCTGGGCCGGGCTGGCTGGCAGGGTCGTCCCGGTGGTTCCCAGTGCCATGCTGCCGTGGTGCTGGGCCGTGCTGGGCGGCCGGTCCCCGTGGAGGCCGGCCCTCTCCCTCCTGAGCCCGGTGCCGCTGCCGGGGAGGGGCAGGCAGCCGTCTTTCTCCACCACCTGCGTGAGGTGTTCAAACAGGCGGCTGAGGCAAAAAAGAATCATTTCGGAAAGGAAACTA ACACGCTACTTCGTGGATCACCGGAAAGTGCGTGTTGTTGGAGGacatggaggaggaggaggtcaTTCCTTTTATAGTGAACCCAGAAAAATATTTGGAGGTCCTGATGGTGGAAATGGAGGTGATGGGGGTCATGTCATTTTGAAAG CTGACCGGCAAATGAAATCCCTTTCTGCAGTCCTCCCCTTCTATCAGGGGTTTCATGgtgagagaggaggaagcaaaAACTGTTATGGAGCTAATGGTGCCTACATGTATGTTAAA GTCCCTGTAGGTACATTGGTTATGGAGGAGGGGAAAGTTGTGGCTGACCTCACTCAACATGGTCAGGAGTATGTTGCAGCTTATGGTGGAGCTGGAGGGAAAGGTAATCGCTTCTTTCTTTCCAATGAAAACCGAGCTCCAACCTTGTTTACTCCAGGAGAGCCAGGTCAGGAGAGAGTCCTCCATTTGGAACTCAAGACAACAGCTCATGCAGGATTG GTGGGCTTTCCCAATGCTGGCAAATCATCCCTTCTGAGAGCCATCTCCCGTGCAAGGCCAGCAGTGGCTGCCTACCCCTTCACAACCCTGAACCCCCATGTTGGCATTGTCCAGTATCAAGACTATGAACAAGTGTCAG TTGCTGATATTCCTGGCCTAATAAAGGGTGCTCATCAAAACAGGGGCCTCGGGATGGCCTTCCTAAGGCACATTGAAcgctgctgcttcctcttgtATGTGGTGGATCTCTCTGTGTCTCAGCCATGGACTCAGCTGCAAGACTTAAAATATGAACTGGAGCAATATAAGAAAGGATTGTCTGAGAGGCCCTCTGTTGTCATTGGGAATAAGATTGACCTCCCTCAGTCCAGGATCAATCTGCCACTCCTGACAGAACAGGTAGATGAGCAGGTCATTGCGTTGTCTGCATTGACAGGAGACAACCTCGAGGAACTGTTTTTGCACTTGAGAGAAATGTATGACAGCCACGTGAAGAAAGAACAGTCACGGGGCCAAAGGCCTGTCAAGTGGTAG